The DNA window GCCGCCTCCTGCTCATCGGAGACGCCGCGGCGCAACGCGGCGGCCACGCAGACGTTGAGCGCCACGCCGTGTTGCTGCGCCAGCTGCGCCCAAGCGCGCACCAGATCGAACTCATCGCTGGCGGGCGCGGTCAGTTGGTTGGCGTTCAGCACCCCTTCACGGTAGAAAAAGACGCTGGAAAGACGGTGCCCTTTCGCCAGCAAAGCCTGAGCGAACTGATAGGCGCTGCTGGCCTGCTGCGTGCCGTAAGCCGGGCCGGTGACCAACAGACAATAATCGAGCATCAACGGTCGCTTCCCGACAGATCGCCGCTCTTGAACTGGCGGATGTACAGATAGACGGTGTGTTTGGAGATATTCAGACGATCCGCCACCTGGTTGATCGCATCCTTGATGTCGAAGATGCCTTTCTCATAGAGGTTGAGCACCACCTGACG is part of the Serratia surfactantfaciens genome and encodes:
- the tusD gene encoding sulfurtransferase complex subunit TusD, translated to MLDYCLLVTGPAYGTQQASSAYQFAQALLAKGHRLSSVFFYREGVLNANQLTAPASDEFDLVRAWAQLAQQHGVALNVCVAAALRRGVSDEQEAAQQGLANANLQPGFILSGLGSLAEASLSCDRLVQF